ACGTATCCCTCTACCCACGGGGTCTTTGAGGCGGCGATTCGGGAAATCTGCGACATTGTTCATGCCTACGGCGGCCAGGTCTACATGGACGGAGCCAACATGAACGCCCAGGTGGGATTGTGCCGTCCAGCCGACTTTGGCGCAGACGTATGCCATTTGAACCTGCACAAGACCTTCTGCATTCCCCACGGCGGCGGCGGCCCCGGCATGGGCCCGATTGGCGTAGCGGCGCATCTGGTTCCTTTCTTGCCCAGCCATCCCGTCGTGCCGATGGGTGGCTCCAGCAGCGTCGGTTCGGTTTCCGCCGCACCCTGGGGCAGCAGCAGCATCCTGCCCATTTCCTGGGTCTATATCCGCCTGATGGGCACGGCTGGCTTGACTCGCGCCACCCAGGTCGCCATCCTCAGCGCCAACTACATCGCCAAGCGGCTGGAGGGACATTACTCCGTGCTGTATAAGGGCGAAAACGGGCTGGTGGCCCACGAGTGCATCCTTGACCTGCGCCAGTTCAAGAAGACGGCTGGCGTGGAGGTGGAAGACGTTGCCAAGCGGCTGATCGACTACGGGTTTCACCCGCCCACCATGTCCTGGCCCGTGGGGGGGACGATCATGGTAGAGCCGACCGAGAGCGAGTCGCTGGCGGAACTGGATCGCTTCTGCGATGCGATGATCGCTATCCGCGAAGAAATCCGCGAGATTGAAGACGGCAAGGTTCCCCAAGACAATAACCTGCTGAAAAACGCGCCCCACCCCGCTGCCATCTTGCTCAGCGACGAATGGAACCGCCCCTACTCGCGGGAGCGGGCTGCCTACCCCACCGCCTGGACACGGGAGAACAAGTTCTGGCCCGCAGTAGGACGGATTGACAACGCCTATGGCGATCGCAACTTAGTCTGCTCCTGCCTGCCGATGGACGCTTATTAGGCTTATTAGATCCATCGCGCCATCGAATGGGGGAATTTTAGATTGGGGATTTTGGATTTTGGATTGAGGAGATACCCTGCTAAAATCCAAAACCCAAAATCCTCCTTACCTGTTCTTACTCGTTTGCGCCAGAATTGCTCCGTACTTCACGGTGGAGGTAGCGCAGCACTTCGCCGGGGCGACCGTCGAGGACGATGCCGTGGGGTGGAAGGTCGAGGGCACGAGTCCACTCGAAGCGTTCGGCGTAGCGGAGCAGGTGCAGACGGTCAATCGCCATCTGGGCATCTTCGGGCAGGCCGATGATGCAGTGGCGCAGACGGCGACGGTGGGGCAGTTCGCAGGTGAGCGGGGGCAGCGAAAACTGGGTCGCCTCCGAGAATGGGGACGACCAGGTGTATTGAATTGTCAGCATTTGGGGTTTCCTCCAGGAAACGAGGTAGGGAAACCCCGAAAAGATGGCCGCCCAAACGACGCAAAGCAGGTTTCAAGGCGGCCATACAATAGGCAAAGCCCTGAGACAGCCCCTACTGTCCTGGGGTCAGGCGTTGGTAGGTGCGTCAACATCTACCAATGCCGTAAACGACGAACCGGCCAAATTTTCGGGGAGTGAAGCAAGCTGCGGAAGTTGGAAAAATCACAGCTTGATGGGCGATTGTAGTGGATACCCCTGATCGGCGCAAGCAGAAATTTGCTACGGAGTGTAAAGGAATCTGGCATCTGCTTTTTGGCTCGAAATCGCTCGATGTGTGGCTCTGGATGGGATGCTTTCTCTAGATGGGACGCTTTTCTGAAGGTTTGTATTCTAGATTCGCAGCGAAACTCAACATTGCATTACAGTTTGCAATCTGTTTTTCTAGGAGAGTGCTTTAATGAATCTGTGAATTGCTGTGAATTGAACTGTTGTGCTGTGAATTGAACTGTTGCTTTGCTGTGCATGTTGGCTGTCCTAACGCATTCCGCTGAACTCACCGTGGACTCTAATCTTTCGTCGATTTCCTCCAGCGTAGATACCAGCGACAATTTGCCCCGCGAGGTGCGGGTTGCTCAGCTTCGCAATACTGTCGAAACGCTGCAAATGGCCGATGCGATCGCCAGCAGTGGATATCTGATTACCAGCGCCGAACTGGCCGACCTGATGGATGTCAACGCCAGCGCTGTTACCGGGCGGGGCGATCACTGGGTCTGGCGCAACTGGGTCGTCTCTCGCGTGCGCCGCGAAGGGAACCAGATTCTCTGGCAGCTAGAGCGAGTCGATTAGCCGCTGAGCGTTTGGGTTTGCGTAGGGACTTCCAGCCCCTCTTGCTCCCCGCCTCCCGACCTGGGAGCAGGGGTTGGGGGATGGCGGCAGATTGAACGTTAGACATCGCGCCGTGACACGACACGCCATTACACGGCCAGGAATTGCTGGATCACGTCGTTGCTCAGTTCGCTAGTCGGGCCAGAGGCGACGATGCCGCCCTTTTGCATGGCGTAGTAGCGGTCGGCCTGACGCACAAAATGCAAATGCTGCTCCACTAAAAGAACCGAAATCCCTGTGGAGGCAACGATCTGGCGCACGGCGTTTTCGATATCCAGGATGATAGAGGGCTGAATGCCTTCGGTGGGTTCGTCCAGCACCAGGAGTTTGGGCTTACCCATGAGGGCGCGGGCGATCGCCAACTGTTGCTGCTGCCCGCCTGACAGGTCGCCGCCCATCCGATCCAGCATGGTCTTTAGCACAGGAAACAGATCGTAGATATAGTCGGGAACCTGGTTGGTACTGCGCCCAGCTTTTTCTGCCCTTGCTTCGCGCCCCAGCAGCAGGTTTTCCTGCACCGTCAACCGGGGAATCACCTCGCGCCCCTGCGGAACGTAGCCAATGCCCAGTCGCGCCCGCTGGTCAGGAGTCCGTTCTAAGAGCGATCGCCCATCGAATGTGATATTCCCACTGCGCGGCTTTAGCAGGCCCATGATGGTCTTCAGCAGGGTCGTCTTGCCCACGCCGTTGCGCCCAATCAAGCACACCATCTGTCCCCGTGGCACGGTGAGATCCACATTCCGCAAGATGTGGCTCTCGCCATAATACACATTCAGCCCCGATACGCGGAGCATAGCGTCATCGGAAACGGCAGGCGCTTCGTAGGCGACAGCAGAGTTGGTTTGGCTCATGATGGCAGAGG
The Thermoleptolyngbya sichuanensis A183 DNA segment above includes these coding regions:
- the urtE gene encoding urea ABC transporter ATP-binding subunit UrtE, whose protein sequence is MLRVSGLNVYYGESHILRNVDLTVPRGQMVCLIGRNGVGKTTLLKTIMGLLKPRSGNITFDGRSLLERTPDQRARLGIGYVPQGREVIPRLTVQENLLLGREARAEKAGRSTNQVPDYIYDLFPVLKTMLDRMGGDLSGGQQQQLAIARALMGKPKLLVLDEPTEGIQPSIILDIENAVRQIVASTGISVLLVEQHLHFVRQADRYYAMQKGGIVASGPTSELSNDVIQQFLAV